The window TTCGGGGACGACAGCACCCGGGGCGACGACGCTTCCCGCGCCGACTCGAACGCCGGTGTTCACCGTCGAGTTGAACCCGATGAGCGACCCCTCTTCGACCGTCGCCTCGTTGATGACCGCGCCGTGGCCCACCATCACTCGGTCGCCAACCGTCGCAGCGTGGACGACGGCGTTGTCGCCAACGTGGGACTGGCGGCCGATTCGGACCGGCCCGATGTCGCCGCGCAGGACAACGCCGGGCCAGACGCTGGCGTCCGCATCGACGACGACGTTGCCGACGAGCGTCGACTCGCGGCTTACGTTGGCGTCCGCGTGAATCTCCGGTTCGACTCCCTCGAAGCGGTAGTGGCGCTTGTCGGTCATAGGTGAGAGTAGGAAACCGACGAGCAAAATCGTTCACCCGCGAGCGGTCCACACTCGTGGAGAACCGACCGTCGTATCCGACCGCTTTGCTTTGACCGATTCAGTTCGCTTTGCCCACTTACTTCGCCTTGAGGTTGTGGACGACGTCCAACCGGTCGACGATCTCGGCGGTAGGTTCGAGGGCGTCGGCGATGGCCTCGGCGGGTTTGTACGCCATCGGCGCTTCGTCGAGCACCGACTCGACGACGGACTCCGAGTAGATGCCGTCCATCGCCTCGTCGAACGCGTTGAGCGAGAGCGACTCGAACGCGGCGGTCCGACTCATCACGCGACCCGCGCCGTGGGGGGCCGTCGAGTGGTACGCCTCGTTCCCCTTCCCGCGGGCGAGTATCGACCCGTCGGCCATGTTGAACGGGACGACCAGTCGCTGCCCCTCCCGCGCCGGCGTCGCACCCTTCCGAATCGTCAGGTCGCGAAAGTCGATGAAATTGTGCGTCGACTGGAACCGGTCGACCGGGTCGACGCCGAGCGCGTCGCAGACGGCGTCGCTCATCAGCTCTCGGTTCCAGCGGGCGTACTGCTGGGCGAACAGCATGTCGACGAAGTAGCCGTGAGCTTCCCTGCCTTCGAGCCAGTCGAGTTCGGACTGCTGTCGGTCTTCGTTGGTCGGCGGTCGGATGGCGGAGAGCCTGTCGAAGGCGTCTTCGATGTTGCTCCCGTCGAACGCTTCGCGGACGCGCTCTCTGCGGATGTGGGACTCGCCCTTACCGCCGGTGACCCACTCGAAGAGGTCCGCGTCGCCGACCGTCTCGGGATCGAACTTCAGGAACCGTTCGTCGCCCTCCCGAATCGACTCGCGAATCGCGTCGGCGGCGCGGTAGTCCGACGCTCGCCCCTGCCAGTACTGCGCGACTGCGAGTCCGAGGTACCGGGAGCCGCTGTGGATGACCAACCAGTAGTCGCCGGACTCGCGCGCGCGGGCGAACTCGACGAAGTGGTTGCCGCCGCCAAGCGTTCCAGCGCTCTGGATGATGTGTCCCATCGACGGACGACGGTCCGCGAGGACGCGCTGACAGAGCGACTCGAAGTACGCCCCGTCGTAGCCGTCGAACTCGAATTCGACAGGGTCGACGGGTTCGCCGAACTGGTCGCGGTAGGCGGCGTCGAACCGCTCGAACTGCTTGTTCGTCCGGTCGAACGGGAACTCGTCGACGAGATGCGGCGCGTCGTCGTAGTCGTGGACCTCCCGGCCCATCGGGACGGCGTCGCGGACGCGCCTCTCGCGCTCCGGGTCCGAAAGCGGAAGTTCATCGCCGAGGTTCGTCACGCACATCCCGCAACCGATGTCGACGCCGACGATGTTCGGGACCACTCGCTCGGCCAGCGGCATCGTGAATCCGATAGGCGCGCCGGACCCCCAGTGGGTGTCAGGCATGACGCGCACGGGTTCGGTGAACGCCGGGTGATCGACGAGCGTCCGTATCTGCTCCAAGCAGCCGTCTTCGACCAGGCTCTCGTCGTCAACCATCACGCGGGCGGTCGTGTACTCCCCGTTCACCTCTATCGGCATGGTATCTACCGATTCGTTGCACCGGTTGGTTATCAAACTGGCCTGTGAGTGTCACGCTGACACAGACCCGTCTGCGGACCGAACCGCTCCTGAAAGATTCGAATGGAGAATAGTAATCGCTGGAGAGATAATGTAAATACTGAAAGACACGGTATTCGACCGATAACGTGCGACCTATAACCCCGACCGCTCGTACCAACTTCATATGTCCAGAGTCGAACTGACGCTGCCCGACGACCTCTCGGACCGAATCGACATGCTCGTCGAACAGGGCGAGTTCCTGACCCGCCAGAAAGCCATGGAAGAACTGCTCTCGATGGGTATCTCGACGTACGACACTGTCGACGACGAGGACCCAAAGATGGAGGAAGGGCTGTTCAACCAGGCCGTTACCGACCAGCAGGACCCCGCAATACGCGACGAGGGCAGCGACGACTACGCGTTGTAAACTACCCCACCCTACTCCCTCGGCGCTACGCGCCTCGGTCCTTGAGGGTGGGGCTTTGATGTGGACTCCCGGCGATTAGTCTCCAGTAACAGGCTGGTGACTCTCGCCGTTCAACGTCCCACCATTCACACGCAGGTCTACTTCTGCGTCTCCGTCCCCCGGCTTGGGCGAGGAACGGAGTCTGTGTATCCGTTTTCGGGCGTAACGTAGCCCGATGTTCTTCGCGGCGTTGTAGTCCGCGTTCACTGTGTACCCGCACTTCACACAACAGAACTGTTCGCCGTGGCGATTATCGTCGTGCGTGAACCCACAGTCCGTCCGAGAACAGCGTTGGGACGTGTGGTTCGGCGCGACTTGCTCTACGGAAATACCCTGTTCGGGGGCCTTGTAGGAGACGTACTCGAACAGGCGTCGGAACGCCCATATGTGATGCCACTGCGCATGCGGAAGCCGTTCTCGAATATCGGTCAAGTCCTCGAACGCGATAACGTTGCAGTCGTGTTCGGCGGCTTCCGTGACGATTTCGTTGGCGACCGTGTGGATGTACTGTTTCCGCCACGCTTCATCGCGCTTGCCGAGTCGGAGCAGGGCGTTGTGAGCAGCTTGCGTGCCACGCTGTTGTATCTCGCCACGTCGCTTCTCGAACTCACGGCACCAGTGGTCGTAGTCGTCTCCCTGCCAGAAGCGCCCGGTGGAAGTGACGGCGAGACTGTTGACGCCGAGGTCGATACCGAGGACCGTTTGGTCGGGGTGCCAGGTATCTGCTGGAACCTCCGCGTTGTCACCGTTAATCCGCCGTGTCGAGATGTTGAGGTAGAACTCGTCTGTTGCCGTGTCGTACCGGAGCGTACTCTCGCGGAACTCGTAGTCCTCGGAGAGTACGTACCGCTCGTAGGGAGTCGGACTGTCTGCGGGGAGAACGAACGGACATTCGACTCGGCCCTCAACTGTCGCCAATGACGCTTTGCGTCGGTAGAAGGTCGCGCTTCGCGTGTCGTAGTCCATCGTTTCGGCGGTGAACGTCGGACAGGAGACGCGCCGTCCCTTCTTCCATCGTTCGACAACACCTTTGATAGCTTCGACGGCACGACGTATCGATGCTTGGACAAGTTGCGCCTGCAACTCCGTCTCGGCTCGAAGTTCGGCGTAGAGTGTGTCTCGAACCTGCCGTTTGTTGGTCTTACACTCAGCGTATGAGGTGTCGGACCAACAGTAGTTAGCGGTTCGGTTCGCACAGTACAGATATTGATCGGCAGTTCGGTGGAGTGCGTCGCGTTGCTCGTCAGAAACAGAGAGTTTCATGACGGCGGTTCGACGCACATCCATACTTCAGAGGAGTTCCGACGGTACTTGAACATTCGGGAGTCGGTCGGTCGCAGTATGCCGGTTAGCTCGTACCATGTCGGTTTCCTCTCCGGCCTACTCGCTCGCTACGCTCGTTCCTTGAGGCCGGAGGCTCCACCTTGAATCATGCTGAACCGCTTCAGTTTTCGCCTCGCGCGCTCGCTTCGGCGGCGGGCGGGGACGCCGTAACGATCGCCGACAACGCCTCGACGAACGTCGCACGGCCGCGGCTCACAACTCAGCCAGCGGGTCGTGCATCCGCCTCCGCGAACGAGTCGCAGCGTCAGTACGATGCACGGGGTCGAACTCCCACCGACGGTCACGGTGGTCAGTCGCAATTGGTTCCCCGAAGCGCTGCACACCGGCTGTTAGTCGATTCCTATGCTACGTGTTAGCAAGACTTAGATAGTACCGATGCTAACCAGTAACCGCAACCGAACGAAACGATGCCCTCGATTACCAACGACGCCCCGACGGTCGAACTGGAACTGAGCCTCGAAGAGCAGTGGGTACTCCACCACGTGCTCACCGACTACATCGACGTCGCCAGCGGAGAAGGCGCCGACCTCCCGAAACCGGTTGTCGAGATCGCCCTCGCCGAGAAAATCGAAGCGGGGACGTTCGCGTTCACCGCCTTCGAGCTCGACAAACTCCTGTTCAGATGCCGGTTCCACGCGCGAAACGACGCCGTGCCGGACGCGGACCGGACGGTGGCGCAAGCGTTGGCCGATCGAATAGACAGCGTCAACGGACAGCCGATTCTTCGCTAGCGCTCTTCGGCGGAAAAGCGACAGGTCGGGAGGCAGGTACAGCAAGCTTTCGGTGGTAAGCCTACGAACAGAGGTCTTCTCGTGTGTACAACGTGAGCCACCGAAGTTAGTATCGGTTGAGGGACTCACCGACAACTACCAAAAAATCAGTCACACGAGGTATTTGGCGAGATTACGACTCTTCGACGACGAGCGCGCCCTTCATTCCCAGTCCGCGGTGCGGCGTACAGAAGTACAAGTACGTCCCCGGTTCGTCGGCGGTGTACTCGAACGTCGCGTTGCCTCGCGAGTAGAGTTCACTCTCGAACGCTCCGCCTTCGTCGACGACGTTGTGCGCGCCGCTCGCGGCGACCCACTTCCAGACGACGGTCGTCCCCCGCGAGACGCGGACTGCCGCGGGGTCGTACGCGTACGGGCCGCTGGCGGCGTCCGCACCGACCGTGACGGTGACCTCGTCGGTTCCCGTCTCGTCGACGACGCCGTCGTAGTTGAGCGCGTCCGCCATCCACTCGTCGACGTCGGCGGCGGTCTCCAAGTCGCCGCCGTCCGAGGCGTTCGAACCAATCGAACCGGATGAGTCGTTCGAGCTGTCCGAACCGCCGGAACCGTTCGACGACTCCGTCGTCATCCCGAGACAACCCGAGAGCGTCACACCCGCCGTAGCCGTCGTGGTGAGTGCGAGAAATCTGCGGCGCGTCGACCGCGTCGCCGCGTCGTCAGGACGGGACCGCGGTGACTTCGGGTCCATACCTGCTTTAGGACGAAGCGCAGTGATAATGCTTCCTAAGCGACGACACGGCGGGACAGCTGACGAAACGGACGGGGCGACGTGGGAATTATAGCCAACTCAGTTTAGCGTTCAGCCAGAGGCGGTCAATCGTGACCGAAAGAGAACACCGATACATGAATTGTAGCGGGTCCAATTGACTTAATAGATATTCTGGTAGTTGCGTCTAAATTTACAGTATAGTGAATTGATTATTCCGTCGAACGACTGCGCGGTGGACACGCTGGAACCGAAATGCGAGCACGGAACACCATTTTTACGTCGGGGGTCGAACAAGGAACGTGAACGAGAACGGCCACCGGTCGGCACGCAGCCAGAACGGCGAGCCACCGCGGCTCATCGGGGAGGAAGGTCACCGGAGACTCGTGATGAATCCGACGAGCGGCGGCGGTGCCCACCGAGAGCGACTGCTGGAGTTGGCTGACGAGTACGGCTACGAGGTCGTCGAGACGGCCGAGACGGGACACGCGACCGAACTGGCGAAGACGGCCGTAGCCGACGATATCCGGCGACTCGCCGTCGCGGGCGGCGACGGAACGCTCCACGAAGTCGTCAAGGGACTCGTCGAGGCGGACGCGCTCGACGACGTGACGCTCGGAATCGTCCCCGTGGGAACGGCGAACATCTTCGCGAGAAACGTCGGCGTCGACGACGCCGAATCCGGGTTCAACCTGCTCGAGAACGGCGAGAGACGGCGAATCGACCTCGGAATGGCCGACGGCGAACCGTTCGTCGTCTCCGCTATTGCCGGATTGACCGCCGAGACCAGCGCGGCGACGGGCGCAGAGTTGAAGGAGCGCCTCGGGTCGCTTGCGTTTTTCTACACCGGCATCAAGAAGACGATGGAGTTCGAGAGCCTCCAGCTGGAAGTCAAGACGATCTCACAGGGCGAGGAGACGACGTGGAACGGAGAAGCGCTGTGCGTGCTCGTCGGCAACGTCCGACAGTTCGCCAAGAAAGGTGGACAGGCCAACGCCGAGGACGGACTGTTCGACATCGTCATCGTCGAGGAGATGCCGCCGCAGAGCGCCGTCACCGAGGCCGCCGCCCATCGGATGCTCGGTAAGGATACCGAACACGTCGTCCACCTTCAGGCGAGTCAGTTGACCGTCGAGGGGTTAAATAGCGAGACCATTGCGTTCAGTCTCGACGGCGAGGTGAGTAGCCACGACCGACTCGTTCTTCACACGGTGCCCCGGAGGCTGTCGGTCGCCGTCGGTCCGACCTACGAGGCAGACCCCGCCTGAGGGACCGTGGTAGAAGGGTGACGAAGCGGCGACGAGGCGATGAACTGACGGCGACAGAACGGCGATAAGACGCCTTAGTACCGGCACTTCGACGGGTCGTCCCTCCAAGGAGGCGCACGATACGACGCTGCGGACCGACGGGAGCCGGTCGCTGTCAATCGAGCGAGACGTACTGACCTTCCCACTCACGTCGCTCGCGGAGGCTCTCTCGTCCCTTCTCGGTGATAGCGTAGTAGTTCGTCCGGCGGTCTATCGGCCCTTTCTCCACGTAGGACTTGTTGACGAGCGTGTCGAGGTTCGGGTAGAGACGACCGTGGTTGATCTCGCCTTCGACGTACTCTTCCAACTCGTTTTTGACTTCCTGGCCGGACGGCTGTTCCTGACCAGCGATTACCCACAGCAGGTCGCGTTGAAAGCCGCTGAGGTCGTTCATACGCTACCGAACCAGATTCCTACGTAAAGTTGCTCGTAAAGTCATATTCAGTTATATGTCGTATGTTCTTATATGAAGGCGGCAGCGCCGGCGTCAACCGCCTGGAAGGAGCCGCTGACGAACGACGAGAACAGTCACCCGGTATTGACAAGCAGCACAGTCATTAGTTTCGTACAGTTCTCTCCGTGTGACTGTTGGAGAGTACCCGGTCTCGCCCGGTCCGGGTTCGGTGAGAAGCGAATTCGCGTCCACCATCTTCAGCAGTCACCCGACAGGAGTGGTGCTCAGTTCGGAACGCCGTAATGGGGGTACGGCGTCTCCGATCTCCGGTCACGCTCGGTGCACGGCATTCTCCCGAAACACCACGGAGAGACGCATCGAACGGCTCAGTCGCCCGAGACCGTCACCTCTCCGATGCCGTACTCGTCGCCCCACCGTGCGACGATAGCGACGATGAGACCGACGACGCCGAGGGCGACGACGGCGATAGAGGCGAACGCGACTCGGAAGTCGAACGTCTCGATGAGCACGCCGAAAAGCGGCGGCGCGACGGTGCTACCGACCATGATACCAATGGTGACGACGGCGAAGTTTCGTCCGAGGTCGGCGCGGGCCGAGAGGACGTCAGCCAGTTTGTCGCGGGCGGGTGTGCTCAGACTCCCGACGCTCCCGGCGACGACGGCGGTGACGATAGCCGCTGACGGCGGCAGAACGAACGACGCGAGCAGGAGGACGAACACGGCGACGAGCGCGTAACTGCCGACGATGAGCGGCGCTGGCGCGAACCGGTCCGAGAGGTCGCCGCCGACGAGCATGAACACCGCGCCGACGCCGAACATCACCGAGAGCGTGAGGCTCGCCGTCGACGACTCGACGCCGTACCCCTGTTCGAGGAGCGTGACGACGAACGAGGTAATGCCCCACATCGCCGTCGAGGCGACCAGCGCCAGCAGACCGAGCGCGAGAATCGTCGGCGAGTCGAGCAACGCCCGCGTGCCGGCGCGGAGTCGGCTCGAGAGCGACGGAGTCTGCGACCTCTCGTCGGGGCGCTCCGGCCCGTTCGGTCGACGAACCGACGCGGGGACGTATCGAAGCGAGACGACCACCGCGAGGACGGCGTACAGGAGACCGACTGCCCCGATGAGAGCGAACGCGTGGCGCCAGTTTAGCCCGTCGAGCGAGGAGACGGCGACGATGACGACGGGCGGCGCGGCGAACCCGATGTTTCCCGCGAAGCCGTGGACGCTGAACACCCGCCCGCGGTTCGCCTCGGTCGTCGCGTCCGAGAGAAGCGGGTAATGTGCCGGGTGGTGACCGGCGACGCCAACGCCGAGGAGTATCTGGCCGACGAGAAGCCACTCGAACGTCGGCGCGGCCGCGAGGACGAGTGCGCCGATGCCTCCGAGAACGAGGCAGAGACCGAGCGTGAGTGTCCGGTCGTACGTGTCGGAGAGATAGCCGAACGGGAGTTGGAACGCCGTGTTGATGAACGCCTGCGCTCCCATCGCGAAGCCGAGCGTCGCGATCGTCACGTCGAACTCCGTCGCCAACACGCCGAGAATCGGCGGGAAGAGAACAAGATGCATGTGGTTGACGACGTGCGACCCGCTCACGAGGCTCAGCACGACGAGTGCCTCTCGGGGGAGCGTCCGCAGCGAACTGAACGACACGCGGGAGTGATGACCGTCTCGGTAGTTAGTACTGCGTGAACCGGAAGGGACTGACTCGGTTAAATCGACTGCCGAGGCGGCGAAGCAGGTCGTGGACGCGGTCGAAAACGCGAGCACTAACGAGGGGATTCGCCTCCGCGTCACCCGAGAAAACGCGACGGTGAGATGCAGACGACGTCGAAGAGATCAGTTAGGGAGAAACCGTCGCCGCATTCGCTCGGAGAACCGCCGCGGAGGGCGGTACGGATTTCACGACCGGCGACGAGTGTCGGGACGGAACGTGAACGAGAGCCACCGAATCGACGTGAGCAGGGGAAGCCTCGAAGGGACGAACAGCGCGTACGTGCTCCCGAAACGCGGCGTCGTCGTCGACCCGGGACCGCCAGGCGACGACGCGTGGGACCGCCTCGTCTCCGGTATCGAAGAGACCGGACTCGAACTCCGCGACGTATCGTCGGTGCTCGTCACCCACTGGCACGTCGACCACGCGGGACTCGCGCCGCGACTCTGCGAGACGAGCGACGCGACGCTGTACCTGCACGAGAGCGACGCGGCGTTCGTCGCTGACTACGCGGCCGCGAGACGAGAGCGCGTTGACCGGGACGCCCGAAAACTGGCGGCGTGGGGCGTCCCCAATGAAACCGTCGAGTCGGTGGTCGCGGGCGATAGGCCGTCGCCGATGCCGGACGAGTATCCGGTCGAGTCGCTCGTGGACGGCGACACTGTCGTGGGCGTCGAGACGATTCACACACCCGGACACACGCTCGGTCACGCCGCGTTCGTCGCGCACGGTGACGAACGCAACGACGCTACGCTGTTCGTCGGCGACGCGGTGTTGCCCACCTACACCCCGAACGTCGGTGGCAGCGACACCCGCGTCGCCGACGCGTTAGAAACGTATCAGGGGACCCTGTCGAACCTCAGAGAACGCGCAGCGGCGTCGAGGCAAACGGAAACGGCA of the Haloprofundus salilacus genome contains:
- a CDS encoding gamma carbonic anhydrase family protein — its product is MTDKRHYRFEGVEPEIHADANVSRESTLVGNVVVDADASVWPGVVLRGDIGPVRIGRQSHVGDNAVVHAATVGDRVMVGHGAVINEATVEEGSLIGFNSTVNTGVRVGAGSVVAPGAVVPEQYDIPAESYVRGVPARVTPLSDERVSAEEIFSKYSSGEYGNLVDRHDELFDE
- a CDS encoding RtcB family protein; translated protein: MPIEVNGEYTTARVMVDDESLVEDGCLEQIRTLVDHPAFTEPVRVMPDTHWGSGAPIGFTMPLAERVVPNIVGVDIGCGMCVTNLGDELPLSDPERERRVRDAVPMGREVHDYDDAPHLVDEFPFDRTNKQFERFDAAYRDQFGEPVDPVEFEFDGYDGAYFESLCQRVLADRRPSMGHIIQSAGTLGGGNHFVEFARARESGDYWLVIHSGSRYLGLAVAQYWQGRASDYRAADAIRESIREGDERFLKFDPETVGDADLFEWVTGGKGESHIRRERVREAFDGSNIEDAFDRLSAIRPPTNEDRQQSELDWLEGREAHGYFVDMLFAQQYARWNRELMSDAVCDALGVDPVDRFQSTHNFIDFRDLTIRKGATPAREGQRLVVPFNMADGSILARGKGNEAYHSTAPHGAGRVMSRTAAFESLSLNAFDEAMDGIYSESVVESVLDEAPMAYKPAEAIADALEPTAEIVDRLDVVHNLKAK
- a CDS encoding ribbon-helix-helix domain-containing protein — protein: MSRVELTLPDDLSDRIDMLVEQGEFLTRQKAMEELLSMGISTYDTVDDEDPKMEEGLFNQAVTDQQDPAIRDEGSDDYAL
- a CDS encoding RNA-guided endonuclease InsQ/TnpB family protein, with product MDVRRTAVMKLSVSDEQRDALHRTADQYLYCANRTANYCWSDTSYAECKTNKRQVRDTLYAELRAETELQAQLVQASIRRAVEAIKGVVERWKKGRRVSCPTFTAETMDYDTRSATFYRRKASLATVEGRVECPFVLPADSPTPYERYVLSEDYEFRESTLRYDTATDEFYLNISTRRINGDNAEVPADTWHPDQTVLGIDLGVNSLAVTSTGRFWQGDDYDHWCREFEKRRGEIQQRGTQAAHNALLRLGKRDEAWRKQYIHTVANEIVTEAAEHDCNVIAFEDLTDIRERLPHAQWHHIWAFRRLFEYVSYKAPEQGISVEQVAPNHTSQRCSRTDCGFTHDDNRHGEQFCCVKCGYTVNADYNAAKNIGLRYARKRIHRLRSSPKPGDGDAEVDLRVNGGTLNGESHQPVTGD
- a CDS encoding halocyanin domain-containing protein — encoded protein: MDPKSPRSRPDDAATRSTRRRFLALTTTATAGVTLSGCLGMTTESSNGSGGSDSSNDSSGSIGSNASDGGDLETAADVDEWMADALNYDGVVDETGTDEVTVTVGADAASGPYAYDPAAVRVSRGTTVVWKWVAASGAHNVVDEGGAFESELYSRGNATFEYTADEPGTYLYFCTPHRGLGMKGALVVEES
- a CDS encoding diacylglycerol/lipid kinase family protein, encoding MNENGHRSARSQNGEPPRLIGEEGHRRLVMNPTSGGGAHRERLLELADEYGYEVVETAETGHATELAKTAVADDIRRLAVAGGDGTLHEVVKGLVEADALDDVTLGIVPVGTANIFARNVGVDDAESGFNLLENGERRRIDLGMADGEPFVVSAIAGLTAETSAATGAELKERLGSLAFFYTGIKKTMEFESLQLEVKTISQGEETTWNGEALCVLVGNVRQFAKKGGQANAEDGLFDIVIVEEMPPQSAVTEAAAHRMLGKDTEHVVHLQASQLTVEGLNSETIAFSLDGEVSSHDRLVLHTVPRRLSVAVGPTYEADPA
- a CDS encoding PadR family transcriptional regulator; its protein translation is MNDLSGFQRDLLWVIAGQEQPSGQEVKNELEEYVEGEINHGRLYPNLDTLVNKSYVEKGPIDRRTNYYAITEKGRESLRERREWEGQYVSLD
- a CDS encoding MFS transporter yields the protein MSFSSLRTLPREALVVLSLVSGSHVVNHMHLVLFPPILGVLATEFDVTIATLGFAMGAQAFINTAFQLPFGYLSDTYDRTLTLGLCLVLGGIGALVLAAAPTFEWLLVGQILLGVGVAGHHPAHYPLLSDATTEANRGRVFSVHGFAGNIGFAAPPVVIVAVSSLDGLNWRHAFALIGAVGLLYAVLAVVVSLRYVPASVRRPNGPERPDERSQTPSLSSRLRAGTRALLDSPTILALGLLALVASTAMWGITSFVVTLLEQGYGVESSTASLTLSVMFGVGAVFMLVGGDLSDRFAPAPLIVGSYALVAVFVLLLASFVLPPSAAIVTAVVAGSVGSLSTPARDKLADVLSARADLGRNFAVVTIGIMVGSTVAPPLFGVLIETFDFRVAFASIAVVALGVVGLIVAIVARWGDEYGIGEVTVSGD
- a CDS encoding MBL fold metallo-hydrolase, whose amino-acid sequence is MNESHRIDVSRGSLEGTNSAYVLPKRGVVVDPGPPGDDAWDRLVSGIEETGLELRDVSSVLVTHWHVDHAGLAPRLCETSDATLYLHESDAAFVADYAAARRERVDRDARKLAAWGVPNETVESVVAGDRPSPMPDEYPVESLVDGDTVVGVETIHTPGHTLGHAAFVAHGDERNDATLFVGDAVLPTYTPNVGGSDTRVADALETYQGTLSNLRERAAASRQTETAHPGHGAELSLGPRIDEILTHHEIRTERVYDCVEKRGPLTPWQVATHLFGEMCGIHVKMGAGEAAAHLSALAAAGRVERVGDESGDDEPVVYATDP